In Fluviispira sanaruensis, a genomic segment contains:
- a CDS encoding cytidylyltransferase domain-containing protein, translated as METLAIIPARKGSKGLPGKNKKYLCGKPLIAYSIESALEANLTPFISTDDEEIIQIANKYNIICNYRRPQHLATDSASMVDVVLDAINWIEDNLKQKPEIITLLQPTSPFRTFKDINESIKLLKELSVSSVIGISKMWEHPFECIKIKENGGWEYLRVPPVNIMRRQDYKSEYYFINGAIYTFKKEFFIKEKRFLSENSKLLFMSEQNSCDIDSYKDFYLAEALMKSRNL; from the coding sequence ATGGAGACCTTAGCTATAATCCCTGCTCGTAAGGGATCAAAAGGTTTACCAGGTAAAAATAAAAAATATTTATGTGGTAAGCCGTTAATTGCATACTCTATAGAAAGTGCACTTGAGGCAAATTTAACTCCTTTTATAAGCACAGACGATGAAGAAATTATTCAGATTGCAAATAAATATAATATTATTTGCAATTATAGAAGACCTCAACATTTAGCCACAGATTCTGCTAGTATGGTTGATGTTGTTCTAGATGCAATTAATTGGATAGAAGACAATTTAAAACAGAAACCAGAAATTATTACTTTATTGCAGCCAACATCGCCTTTCCGAACTTTTAAAGATATTAATGAATCTATTAAGCTTTTAAAGGAATTATCAGTGTCATCCGTAATAGGTATTAGTAAAATGTGGGAGCACCCTTTTGAATGTATTAAAATTAAAGAGAATGGAGGATGGGAGTATCTTCGAGTGCCACCAGTAAATATAATGCGAAGACAAGATTATAAGAGTGAGTATTACTTCATAAATGGAGCAATATATACATTTAAAAAAGAATTTTTCATTAAAGAAAAAAGATTTTTATCTGAAAATTCAAAACTTTTATTTATGTCAGAGCAGAATAGTTGCGATATAGATAGCTATAAAGATTTTTATTTAGCAGAAGCTCTCATGAAAAGTAGGAATTTATAA